Proteins encoded by one window of Carettochelys insculpta isolate YL-2023 chromosome 10, ASM3395843v1, whole genome shotgun sequence:
- the PROCR gene encoding endothelial protein C receptor isoform X1, whose translation MLLLLLLLCCQGDGAAPHSFTMLQLSYHPNSSAVEFWGNATLNGALSHSLQGFQASQLLPLEPPGRWQELEHSLQDYLCKFRDLVQVITMERNVQYPLHLRCLLGCQLAQDGTSSSFYKVALNGDDLLSFQAANASWAVAGLKQGDELAMFAHAQVSRYSETTSELQAFLETTCVEFVRRHSKMEGARTEGRHGRSHAPLALGLTVGALALAALAVGVFLCTREQR comes from the exons ATGctactgctcctgctcctcctctgctgccagggagacgGGGCAG ccccgcacAGCTTCACCATGCTGCAGCTGTCCTACCACCCGAACAGCAGCGCCGTCGAGTTCTGGGGCAACGCCACGCTGAACGGGGCCctcagccacagcctgcagggcttccaggccagccagctgctcccgCTGGAGCCCCCGGGccgctggcaggagctggagcacagcCTGCAGGATTACCTGTGCAAATTCCGCGACCTCGTGCAGGTGATCACCATGGAGAGGAACGTGCAGT accccctgcACCTGCGTtgcctgctgggctgccagctcgCCCAGGACGGCACCTCCAGCAGCTTCTACAAGGTGGCCCTCAACGGCGATGACCTGCTGAGCTTCCAGGCAGCCAAcgccagctgggcagtggccGGGCTCAAGCAGGGGGACGAGCTGGCCATGTTTGCCCACGCTCAGGTGAGCCGCTACTCAGAGACCACGTCCGAGCTGCAGGCCTTCCTGGAGACCACCTGTGTGGAGTTCGTGAGACGGCACAGCAAGATGGAAGGCGCCAGGACGG AAGGACGGCACGGGCGCTCGCACGCCCCCCTGGCGCTGGGCCTCACCGTTGGGGCCTtggccctggcagctctggcCGTCGGCGTTTTCCTCTGCACCAGAGAGCAGAGATAG